From a region of the Triticum aestivum cultivar Chinese Spring chromosome 7D, IWGSC CS RefSeq v2.1, whole genome shotgun sequence genome:
- the LOC123171386 gene encoding uncharacterized protein: MEFLMQPIDGSNFLEEVGESLVSVPEGADAVDVEMVATQVTEGHQLAVEDQPAATGEAQILMLSEGARERRDVSPPSSELSTGKMNPRAPGWNKRLRIGAAAPSRPPCPNRVTAFEKAVRNYAENPRYNVITPTIGTTFDFVGEACDFYNLYSWEKGFGIRYGKSRLNVERIKCMQEIVCGCSVSRNCFLYPVFNFLVLLKPDVN; encoded by the exons ATGGAGTTCCTGATGCAACCTATAGACGG ATCTAACTTCCTGGAGGAAGTTGGGGAGAGTTTGGTGTCGGTACCGGAGGGGGCGGATGCGGTCGATGTGGAGATGGTGGCAACGCAGGTGACGGAAGGACATCAGTTGGCGGTTGAGGATCAGCCGGCAGCTACAGGGGAGGCGCAGATCTTGATGCTCAGTGAAGGAGCGCGGGAGAGGAGGGACGTGTCTCCACCAAGCTCGGAGCTATCTACTGGGAAGATGAACCCACGAGCTCCTGGATGGAATAAGAG GTTGAGGATCGGTGCCGCTGCACCAAGTCGGCCGCCTTGCCCAAACCGTGTCACTGCATTTGAGAAGGCTGTTCGAAACTATGCTGAGAATCCAAGATACAATGTGATCACACCGACTATTGGCACGACCTTTGATTTTGTAGGAGAGGCCTGTGACTTTTACAATTTGTATTCATGGGAAAAGGGGTTTGGTATCAGATATGGCAAGAGTCGGCTAAATGTAGAGAGGATTAAATGCATGCAAGAAATCGTCTGTGGTTGCTCGGTTAGTAGAAATTGTTTTCTATATCCAGTGTTCAATTTCCTGGTGTTGCTGAAACCTGACGTTAACTGA
- the LOC123170419 gene encoding aspartyl protease family protein 2 codes for MELTAHTLLLPLVLAALLHTTTATVDDATRGLNGGLSLRMVPSPGWNSTIHVDDDGFLHLKEPVGHDTTALRPHVRFLPGKYNVVTTVGTGHGRRTYTLAMEMTSSLTWMQCAPIQHPFQQVPPPFHPRTSPSFRHLAPTNRLCSPPGHNVCRFHVTPIHTGGVHASGVLGDETLSFTGSTPAVFPTVIIGCAHSSTGFDSHRVLAGVLGLGKTYPSLVPVLLQRHGLHRFSYCLFVPRSANRHGFLRFGNDIPVDTRRMKSTRILYPEDSSYFVNLNGISIAETRLGGNLAEVFRRRQLADGKWHSGTVIDVGTSRSVMIEAAYSVLEQTLAEHGRRLLPVRRTSSGLCFRATHSHFSQLPTVTLHFEQDLVLTPNKLFVVREQDICLAVSPSQDITIIGAMQQVGTRFVYDLAASRVYFAPENCNDDTGEHD; via the coding sequence ATGGAGCTCACCGCTCACACTCTCCTCCTCCCTCTGGTACTTGCGGCGCTCCTCCACACCACCACCGCCACTGTTGACGATGCCACACGAGGCCTCAACGGCGGCCTTAGCCTGCGCATGGTTCCCAGCCCTGGCTGGAACAGTACCATCCATGTCGACGACGACGGCTTCCTTCACCTGAAGGAGCCAGTTGGGCACGACACCACCGCGCTTCGACCGCATGTACGCTTTCTCCCAGGGAAGTACAACGTTGTCACCACTGTTGGGACGGGCCATGGCCGCCGCACGTACACCCTCGCGATGGAGATGACCAGCAGCCTGACGTGGATGCAGTGCGCGCCGATCCAACACCCGTTTCAGCAAGTGCCGCCGCCCTTCCACCCGCGGACATCACCGTCATTCCGCCACCTCGCACCCACAAACCGCCTTTGCTCGCCCCCGGGGCACAACGTGTGCAGGTTCCACGTCACCCCCATCCACACCGGTGGCGTACATGCGAGCGGCGTGCTCGGTGATGAGACCCTATCCTTCACGGGATCTACGCCGGCGGTCTTTCCCACCGTCATCATTGGCTGCGCGCACAGCAGCACGGGTTTCGACAGCCACAGAGTGCTCGCCGGTGTCCTCGGCCTGGGTAAGACGTACCCGTCGCTCGTCCCGGTGTTACTCCAACGTCACGGCTTGCACCGCTTCTCCTACTGCCTCTTCGTGCCCAGGTCGGCGAACCGGCACGGCTTCCTCCGGTTCGGCAACGACATCCCGGTCGACACGAGGCGCATGAAGAGCACCAGGATCCTCTACCCCGAGGATAGCTCCTACTTTGTCAACCTCAACGGCATCAGCATTGCAGAGACACGGCTGGGCGGCAACCTGGCGGAGGTGTTCAGGCGCCGACAGCTCGCCGATGGCAAGTGGCACAGCGGGACCGTGATCGACGTCGGGACGTCTCGGAGTGTGATGATCGAAGCTGCATACAGTGTCCTGGAGCAGACCCTGGCGGAGCACGGCAGGAGGCTTTTGCCGGTGCGCCGCACCAGCTCCGGCCTCTGCTTCCGCGCGACACACTCCCACTTCTCGCAGTTGCCGACGGTGACGCTGCACTTTGAGCAGGACCTCGTGCTCACCCCAAATAAGTTGTTTGTAGTGCGGGAGCAAGACATTTGCCTCGCCGTGTCACCGAGCCAGGACATCACCATCATCGGGGCAATGCAGCAAGTGGGCACGCGCTTCGTGTACGACCTCGCCGCCAGCAGGGTCTACTTCGCCCCCGAGAACTGCAATGACGACACCGGCGAGCATGATTGA